A genome region from candidate division KSB1 bacterium includes the following:
- a CDS encoding 3-isopropylmalate dehydratase large subunit, translated as MKETFAQKILAKKAGLDHVTPGQIVTVRPDFLLTHDNTAAIIGKISGELETYGVHDPDAHVIVLDHVVPAASEKTAQNHAEIRSYVRAHHIRHFYDAGQGICHQIMMEKGIARPGLLILGSDSHTCTYGALNAFSTGIDRTEAAALILTGETWLKVPHSIRVDLTGALRPGVSAKDFILTLIGDIGADGASYCSVEFHGEIESLSMDERMTITNMGIEMGAKNAVFPCDAACESMCQAFPETFDCDSVWADPDAEYLNRLDYDLGAVEPVVALPHQVDHVKSVREVAGQRVHQVLIGTCTNGRVSDFEAAAVILKGKQVSPDCRLLLLPASRSVLEQTLASGAMQTLIHAGAILLPPGCGPCLGAHQGVLAPGEVCLSTANRNFKGRMGCADAEIILAGPQTAAWSAIDGKICNPAG; from the coding sequence ATGAAAGAAACCTTTGCTCAAAAAATTCTGGCCAAAAAAGCCGGACTCGATCATGTGACGCCCGGACAGATTGTCACGGTGCGTCCGGATTTTCTGCTGACGCATGACAACACCGCCGCCATCATCGGCAAGATCAGCGGCGAGCTGGAGACCTACGGCGTGCATGATCCGGATGCGCATGTGATCGTGCTCGACCATGTGGTGCCGGCGGCGTCGGAAAAAACCGCACAGAATCACGCCGAGATCCGCAGTTATGTGCGCGCGCATCATATCCGGCATTTTTACGATGCCGGCCAGGGCATCTGTCACCAGATCATGATGGAAAAAGGCATTGCGCGTCCCGGACTCTTGATCCTGGGCAGTGATTCGCACACCTGCACCTATGGCGCGCTGAACGCCTTTAGCACCGGCATTGATCGCACCGAAGCCGCGGCATTGATCCTGACCGGGGAGACCTGGCTGAAAGTGCCGCACAGCATTCGCGTCGATTTAACAGGCGCGTTGCGGCCCGGGGTGTCTGCCAAGGATTTTATTCTGACGTTGATCGGTGATATCGGCGCCGACGGCGCTTCCTACTGTTCGGTCGAATTTCACGGCGAAATCGAGTCGCTGAGCATGGACGAGCGCATGACCATCACCAATATGGGCATCGAAATGGGCGCCAAAAACGCGGTGTTTCCCTGTGATGCGGCGTGCGAATCGATGTGTCAGGCGTTTCCCGAAACCTTTGACTGCGACTCCGTGTGGGCGGACCCGGACGCCGAGTATCTCAATCGACTGGACTATGATCTGGGCGCCGTTGAACCGGTGGTGGCGCTGCCGCATCAGGTGGATCATGTCAAATCGGTGCGCGAGGTCGCCGGACAGCGCGTGCATCAGGTTTTGATCGGCACCTGCACCAACGGCCGGGTCTCGGATTTTGAAGCGGCGGCGGTCATTCTCAAAGGCAAGCAGGTATCGCCGGACTGCCGGCTGTTGCTTTTACCGGCATCCCGGAGTGTTCTTGAACAGACTCTGGCCTCCGGCGCCATGCAGACGCTCATTCATGCGGGCGCGATCCTGCTGCCGCCGGGCTGCGGTCCCTGTCTGGGCGCGCACCAGGGCGTGCTGGCGCCCGGCGAGGTGTGCCTGTCCACCGCCAACCGCAATTTCAAAGGCCGTATGGGCTGTGCCGACGCGGAAATTATCCTGGCCGGTCCGCAGACCGCGGCCTGGTCGGCGATTGACGGGAAAATTTGTAATCCGGCCGGGTAA
- a CDS encoding 3-isopropylmalate dehydratase codes for MNIWAYGDEINTDMLFPGRYTYTCATAEEIRPHLLEDLDPGFAKNVQPGDVILAGKNFGCGSSREQPALGLKSVGIQAVIAVSYARIFYRAAINQGLLLIECPDAVRDWQPGDELELDVPSGRIRMRDKAYEFPAPPPEILAIRDAGGLLPYVRGKLKAGTEHE; via the coding sequence ATGAATATCTGGGCATACGGGGATGAGATCAACACGGACATGCTGTTTCCCGGGCGCTATACCTATACCTGCGCCACGGCGGAGGAGATCCGGCCGCATCTGTTGGAGGATCTGGATCCCGGATTTGCAAAAAACGTGCAGCCGGGCGATGTGATCCTGGCCGGTAAAAATTTCGGCTGCGGCAGTTCACGCGAACAGCCGGCGCTGGGATTGAAATCCGTCGGCATCCAGGCGGTGATCGCTGTGAGTTACGCGCGTATTTTTTACCGGGCGGCCATCAATCAGGGACTGCTGCTCATCGAGTGTCCGGATGCGGTGCGCGACTGGCAGCCGGGCGATGAGCTGGAACTGGACGTGCCATCCGGTCGCATTCGAATGCGGGACAAAGCGTATGAATTCCCGGCGCCGCCGCCGGAGATTCTGGCCATCCGCGACGCGGGCGGGTTGCTGCCGTATGTGCGGGGTAAACTGAAAGCGGGGACCGAACATGAGTAG
- a CDS encoding aldolase/citrate lyase family protein — MSSAGRHGNGVRSDCRIRFDADASGVQIDIQSKVKSLYGRQIEEQIRDDLKRMGLQKARITIEDAGALPFALSARLETAVRRAGVTVKSPACPEQRIQPEASPKQRLRRSRLYLPGNLPHLLINAALHEADGVILDLEDSVSAGEKDAARVMVRNALLAVDFADCERMVRINQLPMGLEDLEWVIPYGAQLILLPKCQHADQVRQVVEKIDALDPGYPVWIMPVIETTLGCFHALDIATASDRVASLTLGLQDYLADLGVPQTPEGRESLWAKSQVVNAARAAGLGASDAVYTDVSDADGLRQYALQARQLGYEGMGCIHPRQIKTVHEVFRPSRDEIDRAQAALRAYDQGVAQGTGVTAVDSKMVDAPIVKSAQKIVDLAVKLGLLDADWRTRDNRSRT, encoded by the coding sequence ATGAGTAGCGCGGGCCGGCACGGAAACGGAGTGCGCTCGGACTGCCGCATCCGCTTTGATGCGGATGCATCCGGCGTGCAAATAGATATTCAGAGCAAGGTGAAATCTTTGTACGGTCGACAGATCGAGGAGCAGATCCGTGATGATCTGAAGCGTATGGGACTGCAAAAAGCGCGCATCACCATTGAGGACGCCGGCGCCCTGCCGTTCGCGTTATCGGCGCGTCTGGAAACCGCGGTGCGCCGCGCCGGCGTGACGGTCAAATCGCCGGCCTGTCCCGAACAGCGGATTCAGCCGGAAGCATCGCCGAAACAGCGTCTGCGCCGCTCGCGGTTGTATCTGCCGGGCAATCTGCCGCATCTGCTCATCAATGCGGCGCTGCACGAAGCGGACGGGGTGATCCTGGATCTGGAGGACAGTGTGTCCGCAGGGGAAAAAGATGCGGCGCGCGTGATGGTGCGCAACGCGCTGCTGGCGGTGGATTTTGCCGACTGTGAGCGCATGGTGCGCATCAATCAGCTGCCCATGGGACTGGAGGATTTGGAATGGGTGATCCCGTACGGGGCGCAACTGATTCTGCTGCCGAAATGTCAGCATGCCGATCAGGTGCGGCAGGTGGTGGAGAAAATCGACGCGCTCGATCCCGGATATCCGGTATGGATCATGCCGGTGATCGAAACCACGCTCGGTTGTTTTCACGCCCTGGACATTGCAACCGCGTCCGACCGGGTGGCGTCGCTGACTCTGGGACTGCAGGATTACCTCGCGGATCTGGGTGTGCCGCAGACCCCGGAGGGTCGTGAGAGCCTGTGGGCCAAGAGTCAGGTGGTCAATGCGGCGCGCGCCGCCGGACTGGGCGCCAGTGATGCGGTGTACACGGACGTGTCCGATGCCGACGGACTGCGTCAGTATGCGCTGCAGGCCCGACAGCTGGGCTACGAAGGCATGGGCTGCATCCATCCGCGCCAGATCAAAACTGTGCACGAGGTGTTCCGGCCGTCCCGGGACGAGATTGACCGGGCGCAGGCGGCGCTGCGCGCCTATGATCAGGGCGTGGCCCAGGGCACGGGCGTGACCGCAGTCGATTCAAAAATGGTCGATGCGCCGATCGTGAAAAGCGCGCAGAAAATCGTCGATCTGGCGGTCAAACTGGGACTGCTGGATGCGGATTGGCGAACCCGTGATAACCGGTCGAGGACGTGA
- a CDS encoding citrate lyase subunit alpha, which yields MNPKPVNWIENAAGRRVPDRVNGEPVVPFQGVGKYKPQGRTAGRPIRVCQDYPGDGDKRAPDLKTALQRCGLKDGMTISTHHHFRDGDLIANQVFDICADLGLRDLRWFPSAAFPCHAPLIRHLDSGVIHHIEGSMNGPLGDYCSRGHMNGAAVLRSHGGRWQALQDGEVHIDVAVLAAPCADAFGNCNGSDGPSACGPLGYAEADAQFADHVIVVTDHPVPFPCTPWQIPGQLVDYVVVTDRIGIPEKILSGTTQLTKSPDRLRTAELIVRFAEAAGLIRDGFSFQTGAGGTSLAVAHDLSAMMKEKQITASFYLGGSHALPVQMMQEGLIRAIIDIQAFDLEAVRSARDNRNHISCGPFITYNDHGKGNLNSLTDIAVLGATEVDVEFNANVVTHSDGRLMHGIGGWQNCVHAKTTVLAVPSFRDRMPVIVDRVTTLSGPGELIDVVATERGLCINPRRTDLLQAVKGSGLPVIDIHDLHRTVLEICGGPPDPPKLTDQLIAVVKWVDGTVLDSVFGISRKV from the coding sequence ATGAACCCAAAACCCGTAAACTGGATTGAAAACGCGGCCGGCCGCAGGGTGCCGGACCGGGTCAACGGCGAACCGGTCGTGCCGTTTCAGGGCGTCGGAAAATACAAGCCGCAAGGCCGCACCGCGGGCCGACCGATCCGCGTCTGTCAGGACTATCCCGGTGACGGCGACAAACGCGCCCCGGATCTCAAAACAGCCTTGCAGCGCTGCGGTCTGAAAGACGGCATGACGATTTCGACGCATCATCATTTCCGCGACGGCGATCTGATCGCCAATCAGGTGTTTGATATCTGTGCGGACCTGGGTCTGCGCGATCTGCGCTGGTTTCCGAGCGCCGCGTTTCCCTGTCACGCGCCGCTGATCCGGCATCTGGACTCGGGCGTGATCCATCACATCGAAGGCAGCATGAACGGTCCGCTGGGTGATTACTGTTCCCGGGGCCATATGAATGGCGCCGCGGTGTTGCGTTCGCACGGCGGCCGCTGGCAGGCGCTGCAGGACGGCGAGGTGCACATCGACGTGGCGGTGCTGGCCGCGCCGTGCGCCGACGCGTTCGGCAACTGCAATGGCAGCGACGGACCCTCGGCCTGCGGTCCCCTGGGATACGCGGAAGCGGACGCGCAGTTTGCCGATCACGTGATTGTGGTCACCGATCATCCGGTGCCGTTTCCGTGCACGCCCTGGCAGATTCCCGGTCAGTTGGTGGATTACGTGGTGGTGACGGACCGCATCGGGATTCCGGAAAAGATTTTGTCCGGCACCACGCAGCTGACCAAGAGTCCGGACCGGCTGCGCACCGCCGAGCTGATCGTGCGTTTTGCAGAGGCGGCCGGACTGATCCGGGACGGATTTTCCTTTCAGACCGGCGCCGGCGGCACATCTCTGGCGGTAGCGCATGATCTGTCTGCCATGATGAAAGAAAAACAGATCACCGCCTCGTTTTATCTGGGCGGCAGCCATGCGCTGCCGGTGCAGATGATGCAGGAGGGATTGATCCGCGCTATCATTGATATTCAGGCCTTTGATCTGGAGGCCGTACGTTCGGCGCGCGACAACCGCAATCATATTTCCTGCGGACCCTTTATCACCTACAATGACCACGGCAAAGGCAATCTGAACAGCCTGACCGACATTGCCGTGCTCGGCGCCACCGAAGTGGATGTAGAGTTCAACGCCAATGTGGTCACGCACTCGGACGGCCGTCTGATGCACGGCATCGGCGGCTGGCAGAACTGTGTGCACGCCAAAACCACGGTGCTGGCCGTGCCGTCGTTCCGAGACCGCATGCCGGTGATCGTGGATCGGGTGACCACACTGAGCGGTCCCGGCGAGCTCATTGATGTGGTGGCCACCGAACGCGGCCTCTGCATCAATCCGCGGCGCACGGATCTGCTGCAGGCGGTCAAGGGCAGCGGCCTGCCGGTGATCGATATTCATGATCTGCACCGAACCGTGCTCGAAATCTGCGGCGGTCCGCCGGACCCGCCCAAACTGACCGATCAGCTGATCGCGGTGGTGAAATGGGTGGACGGCACGGTATTGGATAGTGTGTTTGGAATCAGTCGGAAAGTCTGA
- a CDS encoding P1 family peptidase: MLSICDVPGIRVGHQSDPDARTGCSVVLPDAPAVGGVDVRGSAPGTREVELLHPVRLVQRVDAVGLCGGSAFGLDAISGMHRYLAEQNRGFDTGVRRVPIVPGAVLFDLGVGRADAWPDAQMGYNACLNASDHYDHDTAASAGCGATAGKAAGMASASRGGMGTSSVTLPGDIVIGALIAVNPLGEIIHPETGEIVAGIQNETRDAFIPTLSVLKQGLAHPPAGNTTLAVVATNATLNREQAVKVAQMAQDGLARTIRPAHTLWDGDIVFVLSCGTRQADVSVIGAFAAETVAAGILNAVA; this comes from the coding sequence ATGCTCTCGATTTGCGACGTCCCCGGGATTCGCGTCGGTCATCAGAGTGATCCCGACGCCCGCACCGGGTGCAGCGTCGTACTGCCGGATGCTCCGGCGGTCGGCGGCGTGGACGTGCGCGGGTCCGCGCCCGGCACGCGCGAAGTCGAATTGCTGCATCCCGTGCGTCTGGTTCAGCGTGTGGACGCGGTCGGACTCTGCGGCGGCAGCGCCTTTGGACTCGATGCAATCTCCGGCATGCACCGCTACCTGGCGGAACAGAACCGCGGATTCGACACCGGCGTACGCCGCGTCCCCATCGTGCCCGGGGCCGTGCTGTTTGATCTGGGTGTCGGCCGAGCAGACGCCTGGCCGGACGCGCAGATGGGATACAACGCATGTCTGAACGCTTCAGATCACTATGATCATGATACCGCGGCCAGCGCCGGCTGCGGCGCCACGGCGGGTAAAGCCGCGGGCATGGCGTCCGCCAGCCGCGGCGGCATGGGTACCAGTTCCGTGACCCTGCCCGGCGATATTGTCATCGGCGCCCTGATCGCTGTCAATCCCCTCGGCGAGATCATCCATCCGGAAACCGGAGAAATTGTCGCCGGCATTCAAAATGAAACCCGGGACGCATTCATCCCCACACTTTCCGTTCTGAAACAGGGCCTGGCGCACCCCCCGGCCGGCAACACCACCCTGGCGGTGGTCGCCACCAACGCCACATTGAACCGCGAACAAGCGGTCAAAGTCGCGCAAATGGCCCAGGACGGTCTGGCGCGAACCATCCGTCCCGCCCACACCCTCTGGGACGGTGATATTGTTTTTGTCCTTTCCTGCGGCACCCGGCAGGCGGACGTCTCCGTCATCGGTGCCTTTGCCGCGGAAACCGTGGCCGCCGGTATCCTGAACGCCGTCGCTTGA
- a CDS encoding AAA family ATPase, which produces MIISKTHIKAFKSIYELELPVNPKINVIIGANESGKTNILRSIESFRSDIMYDSSLTCQYSNNYYLGKCPEVTLEFSGITKDNRQKLLKISEVFKEIENFQICRKGPNISDYQLFIEEQPVENVDTSQLLKVLPKIFYFSNIPLLKNKVDYDSLLSSSSAFLTERNLLRIGNIDDYDILFEDSSRGRRMAEEAGRIITQHLRRVWTQEESIEVKLHINGRVLYIDFADSTTVLDTPESRSLGFRWYLSFYVNFIAQTFENRTNEFIFLIDEPGIHLHPAGQKDLIKVLEDLSLKNQVLYTTHSPFLINRDHPDRVLLVIKDKSGTAVDTNSFRENWKPLRKQVGLTISDLFFFNDDSLILQVPTKKKFGLLNKFKADQD; this is translated from the coding sequence ATGATCATATCAAAAACGCATATCAAAGCATTCAAGTCGATTTATGAACTGGAACTTCCGGTCAATCCGAAAATCAATGTGATCATCGGAGCCAATGAAAGCGGCAAAACCAATATCCTCAGATCCATCGAGTCTTTTCGAAGTGATATTATGTACGACAGCAGTCTGACCTGCCAGTATTCCAACAACTATTATCTGGGCAAATGCCCCGAAGTCACCCTGGAATTCAGCGGCATCACCAAAGACAACCGGCAGAAATTGCTAAAAATCTCCGAGGTGTTCAAGGAGATCGAAAATTTCCAGATCTGCCGCAAAGGCCCCAATATCAGCGATTATCAGCTGTTCATCGAGGAGCAGCCCGTCGAAAATGTGGATACAAGTCAGCTGCTCAAGGTATTGCCGAAAATCTTTTATTTCAGCAATATCCCGCTGCTAAAGAACAAAGTGGATTACGACAGCCTGTTGTCCAGCAGTTCCGCATTCCTGACCGAACGCAATCTGCTGCGCATCGGCAATATCGACGATTATGATATCCTGTTTGAAGACAGTTCCCGCGGACGCCGCATGGCCGAAGAGGCCGGGCGCATTATCACCCAGCATCTGCGCCGGGTCTGGACCCAGGAAGAATCCATCGAAGTTAAGCTGCACATCAACGGACGCGTTCTTTATATTGACTTTGCGGATTCCACCACGGTCCTGGACACGCCGGAAAGCCGCAGTCTGGGATTTCGCTGGTATCTCTCTTTTTACGTTAATTTTATCGCCCAAACCTTTGAAAACCGCACCAACGAATTTATCTTTCTCATTGATGAACCCGGCATTCATCTGCATCCGGCCGGACAAAAAGACCTGATCAAGGTGCTGGAAGACCTGTCTTTGAAAAATCAGGTGCTGTACACCACGCACTCGCCGTTCCTCATCAACCGGGACCACCCCGACCGGGTGCTGCTGGTCATCAAAGACAAGTCCGGTACAGCCGTGGACACCAATTCGTTCCGGGAAAACTGGAAACCCCTGCGCAAGCAGGTCGGTTTGACGATCAGCGATCTGTTCTTTTTTAATGACGACAGCCTCATACTACAAGTTCCCACCAAGAAAAAATTCGGTTTGTTGAACAAGTTCAAGGCCGATCAGGATTAA
- a CDS encoding peptidylprolyl isomerase — translation MKITVNGETIGQEICDREILNKKREHSGLSDEQIKKMARQSIIDWTIIRQNAEKTIETVPSALVENEYSKLIEQNDGEEQFKKRYNLKDQDIPKVKQDLLQNIKINQFLKNMTSDIPEPSEQEIETYYNEHSDHFSIPETVHAAHIVMQPNPANPKTSYEEMKNLRQSLLDGADFAEMADEHSSCQDQGGDLGYFSRGKMVEEFDTIVFSLNVGEISPVFLTQFGYHIAKVYDKKPAEPKPLKDCRDEIIDTLKTNAGDDLIAKWVDEQKEKVDIEISDD, via the coding sequence ATGAAAATCACAGTGAACGGCGAAACGATCGGACAAGAGATCTGCGACAGAGAAATACTCAACAAAAAACGCGAGCATTCCGGATTATCTGACGAACAAATCAAAAAAATGGCCCGGCAAAGCATCATCGACTGGACCATCATCCGGCAGAATGCGGAAAAAACAATCGAGACCGTACCCTCGGCGCTGGTTGAAAACGAGTATTCCAAACTCATTGAGCAGAACGACGGTGAAGAACAGTTTAAGAAACGCTATAACCTCAAAGATCAAGACATTCCCAAAGTCAAACAGGATCTCTTGCAAAATATAAAGATCAATCAATTTTTGAAAAACATGACCAGCGATATTCCAGAACCGTCGGAACAGGAAATCGAAACCTATTACAATGAGCATTCAGATCACTTTAGCATTCCTGAAACAGTACACGCCGCGCATATCGTGATGCAGCCGAATCCGGCCAATCCGAAAACCTCGTATGAGGAAATGAAAAATCTGCGTCAGTCCCTGCTGGACGGCGCCGACTTTGCCGAAATGGCGGACGAGCATTCCTCTTGTCAGGATCAGGGCGGGGATCTGGGATATTTTTCCCGGGGCAAAATGGTCGAAGAATTTGACACCATTGTGTTTTCTCTGAACGTCGGTGAAATTTCTCCTGTTTTTTTAACTCAATTCGGTTACCACATTGCCAAAGTCTATGACAAAAAACCGGCAGAGCCCAAACCGTTAAAAGACTGCCGTGACGAGATCATAGACACCTTGAAAACCAACGCCGGGGATGACCTGATCGCAAAATGGGTCGACGAACAGAAAGAAAAAGTTGATATTGAAATCAGCGATGACTGA
- a CDS encoding response regulator has protein sequence MAKIIVVDDDKVVRTIVEKTLTRAGHTVQVAVDGAKAVSMIENEKYDMAILDILLPGLLNGFKLISKTKSVSSKIVIFAITGHGKQSHQRKAMSLGADEFMVKPVKPQYLLDKVNEYLGIEKKPEEPRQPAFTPPAFESQPPPESKPEPEPKQPEPIEEPEPESSGSPFDFDFDFESETKKEPEQQAPAEPPPPIFEKKPEPVPEPKPKPEKQESPEPRRPFLIFRAMSKQTQDEIINLGRTRELFKGSIVDVDISSNFFILKQGVVTCLAHETPIFKMQVGDIMGETILFPFKNVSLYLKLRADQDSKILLISRKQLMKYLVTNRKVMVQFMGNCLTTLSEKYANCIDIIEKI, from the coding sequence TTGATGACGACAAGGTTGTAAGAACCATCGTCGAAAAAACACTCACACGCGCGGGACATACGGTTCAGGTGGCAGTGGATGGGGCAAAAGCCGTTTCCATGATTGAAAACGAAAAATACGACATGGCGATTCTGGATATTCTGTTACCCGGGTTGTTGAACGGTTTTAAACTGATCTCCAAAACAAAGTCTGTATCCTCAAAAATCGTTATATTCGCCATAACCGGTCACGGCAAACAGAGCCATCAAAGAAAAGCCATGAGTCTGGGCGCTGATGAATTTATGGTCAAGCCGGTCAAACCCCAGTACCTGCTGGATAAAGTGAATGAATATTTGGGTATTGAAAAAAAACCGGAAGAACCGCGGCAGCCGGCATTCACACCGCCTGCCTTCGAATCGCAGCCGCCGCCTGAATCCAAACCGGAACCCGAACCCAAACAACCGGAACCCATAGAAGAACCGGAACCGGAATCGTCAGGATCACCCTTTGATTTTGATTTCGATTTCGAAAGCGAAACAAAAAAAGAACCGGAACAGCAAGCCCCGGCGGAACCGCCGCCTCCGATTTTTGAAAAAAAACCGGAACCCGTCCCGGAACCCAAACCGAAACCGGAAAAACAGGAAAGCCCCGAACCGCGACGCCCGTTCTTGATATTCCGGGCCATGTCCAAACAAACCCAGGATGAAATTATCAATCTGGGGAGAACCCGGGAACTGTTCAAAGGCTCTATCGTTGATGTTGATATCAGCTCGAACTTTTTTATCCTCAAACAGGGGGTTGTGACCTGCCTGGCCCACGAAACACCGATTTTCAAAATGCAGGTCGGCGATATTATGGGCGAAACCATTTTATTCCCGTTCAAAAATGTCTCTCTCTATCTGAAACTCCGGGCTGATCAGGATTCCAAAATCCTGTTGATCTCGAGAAAACAATTGATGAAATACCTGGTCACCAACCGCAAAGTCATGGTTCAGTTTATGGGCAATTGTTTGACAACATTATCCGAAAAATATGCAAATTGTATAGATATCATTGAAAAAATCTGA